ACGCCTTCAATGATCGGCAAGAAGGCAGAAGAACGTGTCTTGCGTTTCTTCGCAACCCACGGATTCACCGTCGAGTGTCTTCCGGAGGCTCCATTTCTTGAGAGGATGGAAATGCCAATCAGGTACTCACCGGAAGTCCGGGAGCGAGCTGTCCGGCTCGTTTTCGAACACTGTGAAGAATATGAATCGCAATGGGCGGCGATCCGAGAAGATCGGCCGCTCTGCCGAGACTCTACGCAACTGGGTTCGGCAGGCCGAGCTGGTAGAACTCAAGCCATGAGCTCTCCGGAAAACCCGGGGCGGTTTAGGTGGTATGCTTTTGTTGTACTGATTCTCATGGTTGGCATGCTAGTCCCAGGTTGTTCTGATAAGCCCTTCTACACACTCCAGGAGTTTAAGAACGGGGTGACGGTCCACGTGGAGTTCGATGACGGGGTCGTGTGTTTTGTCACCCTGGCTGTGGAAACCGAAGGAGTCGATGTTCACGACTTCAATGACCTCTTCTGGAGGAGCAAGAAGAGAATCGAACAGACTTCCTTTGGTAAAGTGGTTTGGCGGGCGCAGGATACGGACGAGTACTTGTTCGAGGAAGATCTTCAGGCCCAGCTTGAAAAGGGTCCGTTGCAGGTGCAAAAGGAAAAGGGACAGACTTTTCTGTTTGATTCAGATACTCCAGGTGTCCTGAGAAAGATGAAAAGCAGAAGTGGTCTGGCGCCTGTGTTTGACGAGAGAGGCAATCAACTGCACGAGGATCACCAGGCCGCCGGCCACATCACTTCGCTCAAGATCATCAAGTACAGCTGGCATGAATTGAAGTAGTCAGTACTTAGTCGGACACTCACACATTATCGCCCGAGGTCGCCTTTCCAAGCGGAAGGCGGACTCTGAATGTGATTGCTCCTAATTGACAAGGCCCAAATTGCGTGGGTAGGGTCACTTCTGCCACTGCGCCTTTTGGGAGAGGGTGCAGTCTTTGATATCGCGTTCGGAGCGGACACACGAGTTCGCGGTTGGTCGTGGAAGGCGAACTCCATACATGTTCCGTGGAGGGGTGCGGCCGTGAGTCATTGCACACTGTCAATTTCCACAAACATGATCCAGTATTCTCACCAATCATGATCCACCCCTCTGGGCCACCTCTGATTTTTCAACCGTACATGCTCACTTCTTAGCTTTTCAAGCCCTGACTTCCGGGACCCTGTCGAGTTCTGTAGCTTTCTCCCTCGATCACGACCTGGTGCGCATTGTGCGCCAGGCGGTCAAGGGCACTTTGAGCAAGGATGGGGTCGTCGAAAAGAACCACCCATTCTTCGACGGTGCGATTGCTCGTAAAGATTGTTGAGGATCGCTGATGCCGTTCGATGATAACTTCGTACAGATCACTCGATTGCTGGCTGTCGAGCCGCCTGAGCCCGAAATCGTCAACGATTAATAGATCAGGAGTCAGGAACCGGCGTAAGGCCTTCTCATGAGAGTGGTCTCCCCGTGATTGCCGAAGCTCTTGAAACATTTTGTCAGCGCGGATGAAAAGCACCTTTCTCTCCGCCCGGCACGCGGCGTGTCCCAGCGCTGAGGCGATGAAGGTTTTGCCGACACCAACAGGCCCAAGGAACAAGACGTCCTCACGTCTCTCCAGGAACCCCAGACTGAACAGATCGCGGACGCGATCACGGTCGAATGTTATGGGTGCATCCCAATCGAAGCCTTCCAATGTCTGTTCTTCTGAGAAGCTGGCTCGTTTCAGGCGCAACTGGAGGTTATTTTGATCCCGGCGGTCGATTTCATCCTGAAGGATCAGCTCCAGGAAATCGGTCGCCTGCAGTTTTGTTTTCTTGGCATAAGCCACCCGATCCGGAAGCATCGGAAGGATACCCGAGAGCCGGAGTCTTTTGAGAACCGTTTTCAGTGATGGTTTA
The nucleotide sequence above comes from Candidatus Eisenbacteria bacterium. Encoded proteins:
- the istB gene encoding IS21-like element helper ATPase IstB, with amino-acid sequence MEIKPSLKTVLKRLRLSGILPMLPDRVAYAKKTKLQATDFLELILQDEIDRRDQNNLQLRLKRASFSEEQTLEGFDWDAPITFDRDRVRDLFSLGFLERREDVLFLGPVGVGKTFIASALGHAACRAERKVLFIRADKMFQELRQSRGDHSHEKALRRFLTPDLLIVDDFGLRRLDSQQSSDLYEVIIERHQRSSTIFTSNRTVEEWVVLFDDPILAQSALDRLAHNAHQVVIEGESYRTRQGPGSQGLKS